One Candidatus Saccharibacteria bacterium RAAC3_TM7_1 genomic region harbors:
- a CDS encoding Curculin protein (RAAC3_TM7_1_284): protein MRKLTLLGTFGFLVVGIFFHVPTANAITGWKAGRIINDSTFTASTSMSASSIQSFLNAKVPTCDTNGTQISEYGGPDLNKDGKVQRWEWGKAYYNQTKFICLKNWKNSSGVSAAQIIYNVAQKYRISPKVLVVLLQKEQSLVTDTWPLSQQYKTATGYGCPDTAPCDSQYYGLENQLDWAAKMFRAIMDNSPTWYTPYVLGNNYIQYNPSSSCGGSTVNIENRATQALYNYTPYQPNKAALDAGWGTAPCGAYGNRNFYLYFMSWFGQPNANATYGYTLISQELYSDSGYTNKVATDTLTMNRTSSVYVKLVVKNTGNQTWYNDFLKIGTQDYQDRTSAFSDSSWLKSNRATRMEEPSVAAGGTATFKFKLTAPDVAYKPYDESFGVVIEGQRWLSGSFTYHLLVQDPVASYSAQNVGTTATASPTGRFPQDTANIESWADNTFYVTVKVKNTGTRPFPADTTKIGTTNSTDRTSDFQTSGWLSANRVAAASSEILPGDTATFKFSMTSPTGQSGLKNEQFGLVIEDQRWITNNIASLGINIGNQPPSSLIHSTPTLLKTEYLSSSDNRFRLVLQRDGNLVLYSVTTGKPLWNTRTYGKDGSRLVLQSDGNLVLYTSTNKPLWNTRTYGAK from the coding sequence ATGCGTAAGCTTACCCTGCTTGGCACTTTTGGCTTCCTTGTTGTTGGTATATTTTTCCATGTACCTACCGCCAACGCTATAACCGGTTGGAAGGCAGGTCGCATTATCAACGACAGTACCTTCACCGCTTCGACTTCAATGTCGGCAAGTTCTATCCAGTCATTCTTAAATGCCAAGGTGCCTACCTGCGACACGAACGGTACTCAAATCTCTGAATACGGTGGCCCCGATCTGAATAAAGACGGCAAGGTACAACGCTGGGAATGGGGAAAAGCCTACTATAACCAGACAAAATTTATCTGCTTAAAGAACTGGAAAAATTCCAGCGGCGTCTCGGCTGCCCAGATAATATATAACGTGGCTCAGAAGTATAGGATTAGCCCTAAAGTACTCGTAGTACTGCTACAAAAGGAACAATCGCTCGTTACAGACACCTGGCCGCTAAGTCAGCAATACAAGACCGCAACAGGATATGGCTGCCCAGACACTGCGCCTTGTGATTCGCAATATTACGGCCTCGAGAACCAGCTCGACTGGGCGGCAAAGATGTTTCGGGCCATCATGGATAACTCCCCCACATGGTATACGCCCTATGTCCTTGGCAATAATTATATTCAGTACAATCCGTCCTCTTCGTGCGGCGGAAGCACTGTAAATATCGAGAACCGCGCCACACAAGCGCTCTACAACTATACCCCCTACCAGCCAAATAAGGCAGCTCTTGACGCAGGCTGGGGCACCGCACCTTGCGGCGCCTACGGAAACCGGAACTTTTATCTTTACTTCATGAGTTGGTTCGGTCAGCCCAATGCAAATGCCACTTACGGGTATACGCTCATTTCACAAGAACTTTACAGTGACTCAGGATATACCAACAAGGTTGCGACTGATACTCTCACCATGAATCGTACCTCCAGTGTATACGTAAAATTAGTAGTGAAGAACACTGGTAATCAAACGTGGTACAATGACTTCCTCAAAATAGGCACCCAAGACTATCAAGATCGCACTTCAGCTTTCAGTGACTCTTCATGGCTGAAGAGTAATCGCGCTACTCGTATGGAGGAGCCTTCGGTCGCCGCCGGTGGAACCGCTACGTTTAAATTCAAGCTCACAGCTCCAGACGTCGCTTATAAGCCATACGATGAGTCGTTCGGCGTGGTGATTGAGGGTCAACGCTGGCTTTCGGGCTCGTTCACTTATCATCTCCTCGTCCAAGATCCGGTCGCTTCCTATTCAGCCCAGAATGTCGGTACTACCGCTACTGCCAGCCCGACTGGTCGCTTCCCGCAAGACACAGCAAATATAGAAAGTTGGGCAGACAATACCTTCTATGTAACGGTGAAAGTGAAGAATACTGGTACGCGTCCTTTTCCCGCCGATACTACAAAGATTGGTACGACAAATTCTACAGATAGAACAAGTGATTTTCAGACTAGCGGATGGCTGTCAGCCAATCGTGTTGCAGCAGCTAGCAGCGAAATACTGCCCGGCGATACTGCAACCTTCAAATTCAGTATGACTTCACCGACTGGCCAAAGTGGCTTAAAAAATGAGCAATTCGGTCTTGTAATCGAAGACCAGCGGTGGATAACGAATAATATCGCCTCTCTAGGGATAAATATTGGCAATCAGCCCCCCTCTTCATTAATACACTCAACTCCCACGTTACTGAAAACCGAATATCTTTCTTCTTCCGATAATCGTTTCCGTCTTGTTCTGCAGAGAGATGGAAATCTTGTACTATACTCAGTTACTACTGGTAAGCCTCTCTGGAATACACGCACCTACGGAAAAGACGGCTCAAGACTTGTCTTACAAAGCGATGGCAACCTTGTGCTCTACACATCGACCAATAAGCCTCTCTGGAATACACGCACCTACGGCGCCAAATAG
- a CDS encoding Glycosyl transferase 2, group 1 (RAAC3_TM7_1_287): MATIGIDLTPIQGPHRMRGVGSVVINVMRHLSDKDRKKHKLVLFLYEQGKEAALDLVKADLLQDYEVRIVKPAPSSQPPNLKTKAGLLHLPVRLRNALADHRLGSKRITIVDDLDVFLQFEQDILPPRGVKSVVIAYDLIPYILESDYLWNYDTARHKHHYSRRGALKAQLKRSLYLKKVKTAMNRSEKIIAISNHTKQDFLKYLEVPRDKIDVVYLGVSEYTTPKHAKPTSVERYLNSSWGDINVKIALPDTPFLLFVGGADPRRKLADLVHAFNLLRAQGNDLHLVLAGDTMLGPNSIPNAEAKHALLSSSYLDDIYMLGFVEELTREWLYQNATAFVYPSTYEGFGLPVLEALRYRTPVITYDNSSIREIAGEKVSYAAGYKGIAAAAKELLISLNTKETSHNEKLNISDEFSWSKTSKTIMRLTEG, from the coding sequence ATGGCCACAATCGGCATAGATCTTACTCCCATTCAAGGGCCTCACCGCATGCGGGGCGTGGGCTCTGTCGTTATAAACGTTATGCGGCATCTCTCCGATAAGGACAGAAAAAAACACAAGTTGGTACTTTTTCTATACGAACAGGGCAAAGAGGCTGCGCTCGATTTAGTAAAAGCGGATCTTTTACAAGACTATGAAGTTCGTATTGTCAAACCGGCCCCCTCCTCGCAACCACCAAATTTAAAAACAAAAGCCGGACTTCTCCATCTCCCTGTTCGTCTCCGCAATGCCCTCGCCGACCATCGACTTGGAAGTAAGCGGATTACTATAGTTGATGACCTGGACGTTTTTCTACAGTTTGAGCAAGACATCTTACCGCCACGTGGCGTGAAATCAGTCGTGATTGCTTACGATCTTATTCCGTATATACTCGAGAGTGATTATCTCTGGAATTACGATACCGCTCGTCACAAGCATCACTATTCGCGCCGCGGAGCTCTTAAGGCGCAGCTAAAACGCAGCCTTTACCTAAAAAAGGTTAAGACTGCAATGAACAGATCAGAAAAGATCATTGCCATTTCAAACCACACGAAACAAGACTTCTTGAAATACTTAGAAGTACCCAGAGACAAAATTGATGTTGTCTACCTTGGTGTCTCCGAGTATACAACCCCTAAGCATGCGAAACCGACATCAGTTGAGCGATACTTAAACAGTTCCTGGGGTGATATAAATGTAAAGATTGCCCTGCCCGACACCCCGTTTCTTCTCTTTGTCGGCGGAGCAGATCCTCGCCGAAAGCTAGCGGATCTTGTACATGCCTTTAACCTGCTGCGAGCCCAAGGGAATGATCTTCACCTAGTACTAGCGGGCGACACAATGCTAGGTCCAAACTCCATCCCCAACGCGGAAGCGAAACACGCCCTTCTGTCATCTTCTTACCTTGACGACATATATATGCTTGGTTTTGTAGAGGAACTAACTCGAGAATGGCTGTATCAAAACGCCACTGCTTTTGTTTACCCCAGCACCTACGAGGGGTTCGGCCTTCCTGTCTTAGAGGCACTCCGCTATAGAACACCCGTCATAACGTATGATAATTCATCAATACGTGAAATTGCGGGAGAGAAAGTATCTTATGCCGCTGGTTATAAAGGCATAGCTGCAGCGGCCAAGGAGTTGTTAATCAGCCTTAACACCAAGGAGACTTCACACAATGAGAAGCTTAATATTTCCGATGAGTTTAGCTGGTCAAAAACCAGTAAAACAATCATGCGCCTCACTGAAGGTTAG
- a CDS encoding Methyltransferase type 11 (RAAC3_TM7_1_294) has protein sequence MTTISAKRIVRGIAPHGVVVLYRKRKQTNALNYCPICEEESQFTPAMSAGVRTRPKAVCPNCGSLERHRLTWLLITREVGIHNINKEKTMLHVAPEPSLRQKFSELLGKGYLSADMYEKDVDVKMDITNIKYPNASFDFVMANHVLEHVSDDVKAMKELYRVQKKRGWSVLLVPIAKQATTYEDPTITSKKGRLEAFGQADHVRKYGYDYKDRLSSVGYKVKIYKLKDLATRAEIRKMSLKEVGEMSDFTQSEIYFCTK, from the coding sequence GTGACAACCATCTCGGCCAAAAGAATAGTAAGAGGAATCGCTCCCCATGGAGTCGTCGTTCTCTATCGAAAGCGTAAGCAAACTAATGCCCTCAACTATTGCCCTATTTGCGAAGAGGAGAGTCAGTTTACTCCTGCAATGTCTGCCGGTGTGAGAACGAGGCCAAAGGCTGTATGTCCTAACTGCGGTTCGCTCGAAAGGCATCGTCTGACATGGCTTCTTATCACAAGAGAGGTCGGTATACACAATATAAACAAAGAGAAGACGATGTTGCATGTGGCGCCAGAACCTTCTTTGAGACAAAAGTTCTCAGAGCTTTTAGGCAAGGGCTACCTATCGGCTGATATGTATGAGAAAGATGTCGACGTAAAGATGGACATTACAAATATAAAATATCCTAACGCTTCCTTTGATTTTGTCATGGCAAACCATGTACTTGAGCACGTCAGCGATGACGTAAAGGCCATGAAAGAGCTTTATCGAGTACAGAAGAAGCGCGGATGGTCGGTTCTGCTAGTGCCTATAGCTAAACAAGCAACCACGTACGAAGATCCAACAATTACCTCGAAGAAAGGTCGCCTTGAGGCATTTGGTCAGGCCGATCATGTGAGGAAGTATGGCTATGACTACAAAGACAGACTTAGCAGTGTGGGCTATAAGGTGAAGATATATAAACTCAAAGACTTGGCCACCAGGGCGGAGATAAGAAAAATGTCTTTAAAAGAAGTGGGTGAAATGAGCGACTTCACCCAGTCGGAGATTTACTTCTGCACAAAGTAA
- a CDS encoding Glycosyl transferase 1, group 1 (RAAC3_TM7_1_285), with amino-acid sequence MKKIYIDGLGLIDGHFSGIGQYILGILRGMDDLIDESSSTGRRLPPVYVVIPYDKVKRFNSFKFRHIRYKLLPLPFRYVAALWHRGWMPPIDLWCGRGTYFFPRFVDMPLLFSKNCGLVIYDISYELHRQYSDEGNAIFLSKRVKRSIERTKNVITISENAKREIVDFYHVPKSRVHVATPAVDQRILYRKNEQEVAAAKMKYGITAKHYILALSNLEPRKNLRALVDAYCSLPAALRKDTALLLVGVSGWKADALFDEIIQKVSEGYNIIRPSKYVLDTDKAAIISGASLLVYPSHYEGFGIPPLEALACGVPVITSDNSSLPEVVKGVGTMIDVSKGNQELKKALFDTLQNLRHAQQKALTEGPTRAAEFSWKHSAQVFFDIAERMK; translated from the coding sequence ATGAAGAAGATATACATAGACGGCCTTGGCTTAATCGACGGGCACTTTAGTGGTATTGGCCAATATATTCTCGGCATACTGCGAGGAATGGATGACCTAATTGACGAAAGCTCCTCTACGGGCAGGAGGCTCCCTCCTGTCTATGTTGTTATCCCCTACGACAAAGTAAAGCGCTTCAACTCTTTTAAGTTTCGCCACATCCGCTACAAACTCCTGCCACTGCCTTTCCGCTACGTGGCGGCCTTATGGCACCGAGGCTGGATGCCACCGATCGATTTGTGGTGTGGTAGAGGTACCTACTTCTTCCCACGTTTTGTCGATATGCCTCTTTTGTTTAGTAAGAACTGCGGCCTTGTGATTTATGATATCTCCTACGAGCTTCATCGCCAATATTCGGATGAAGGAAACGCAATTTTTCTTTCGAAACGAGTTAAGCGTTCCATTGAGCGCACTAAGAACGTCATCACAATATCTGAAAACGCGAAGCGAGAAATTGTTGATTTTTATCACGTACCCAAGTCGCGGGTACATGTTGCAACTCCAGCTGTCGACCAACGCATTCTCTACAGAAAAAACGAACAAGAGGTTGCGGCAGCTAAGATGAAGTACGGAATCACAGCAAAACATTATATCCTTGCTCTTTCTAATCTTGAGCCTCGCAAAAACCTAAGAGCACTCGTGGATGCATATTGCAGCTTGCCCGCTGCACTCCGTAAGGACACCGCGCTGCTGCTCGTCGGAGTAAGTGGCTGGAAAGCAGATGCACTATTTGACGAAATCATCCAGAAGGTAAGTGAGGGCTACAATATTATTCGTCCTTCAAAATACGTTTTAGATACAGATAAGGCAGCCATTATTTCAGGCGCCTCACTCCTCGTATACCCCAGTCACTACGAAGGTTTTGGCATACCGCCTCTAGAAGCACTTGCCTGTGGCGTACCCGTCATTACCTCTGATAATTCTTCATTGCCGGAGGTCGTAAAAGGCGTAGGTACCATGATAGATGTCAGTAAAGGCAATCAGGAGCTGAAGAAAGCCCTCTTCGATACACTACAAAACTTGAGGCACGCCCAGCAAAAAGCGTTAACCGAGGGGCCGACACGGGCAGCTGAATTTTCCTGGAAGCATAGTGCACAGGTATTTTTTGATATTGCCGAGAGGATGAAGTAG
- a CDS encoding hypothetical protein (RAAC3_TM7_1_291) yields the protein MDIGKKKRVLMIGMYPIQDPRHGGQLRVRAIYDAYRSAGVNVSYCSFVGWKWYENLSETDIEIDMSKASHDHNLTPDVYLSDYIDEAATTKFHELFKNYEPTIVQLEHPFLYFWIKAYLKRVKWSGRLIYSSQNAETDLKGQLADDLSNRFSSTASKNSTKKRVKALESALTKDADLVIACTEADKRFYTKLGAHKVIIAKNAISPLRAIAENVQHWQSFFAEREVRKIILFIGSAHPPNVRGFLELVGCRLGFLPFDSNIVIVGGGV from the coding sequence ATGGATATAGGTAAGAAAAAGAGAGTATTAATGATAGGCATGTATCCTATTCAAGACCCGCGTCATGGTGGGCAACTTCGGGTACGAGCGATTTATGACGCTTATCGCAGTGCAGGTGTCAACGTAAGTTACTGCTCATTTGTTGGCTGGAAATGGTATGAGAATCTGAGCGAAACCGATATCGAGATTGATATGTCAAAAGCTTCACATGACCATAATCTTACTCCCGACGTATATCTCTCTGACTATATCGACGAAGCGGCAACTACTAAATTCCACGAATTGTTTAAAAACTACGAGCCAACTATTGTTCAGCTTGAACACCCTTTTTTATACTTTTGGATAAAAGCATACCTCAAACGAGTAAAATGGAGCGGACGTCTTATCTATAGTTCACAAAATGCGGAAACAGATCTCAAGGGGCAGCTGGCTGACGATCTGAGTAATCGATTCTCGAGCACTGCTAGTAAGAACAGCACAAAAAAACGAGTAAAGGCCCTTGAGTCTGCGCTGACAAAAGACGCTGACTTGGTGATTGCCTGTACGGAGGCCGATAAGCGATTTTATACAAAACTAGGAGCGCACAAGGTGATCATTGCAAAAAATGCAATTTCCCCCTTAAGGGCAATTGCCGAAAACGTGCAGCATTGGCAAAGCTTTTTTGCAGAGCGAGAAGTAAGAAAGATCATATTATTCATTGGCTCGGCGCATCCACCAAATGTTCGAGGTTTTCTTGAGCTGGTCGGCTGCCGGCTAGGTTTTCTTCCCTTTGATTCAAACATTGTTATAGTAGGGGGGGGTGTGTAG
- a CDS encoding hypothetical protein (RAAC3_TM7_1_290), producing MCRLVEEELEKLPEYVRETSRLRAYLAGEVSNEDLASLLQIAHTIILPITQGGGSNLKTAEALLAEKWIIATDTAFRSYEEYKNQPNVSIANEASQFREQIEKSIHRASTPLATQKPKVTWGYTLQPLIKEVQNI from the coding sequence GTGTGTAGGCTGGTAGAGGAAGAACTTGAAAAGCTGCCAGAGTACGTGCGCGAAACATCTCGCCTTCGCGCGTATCTTGCTGGCGAAGTGAGTAATGAAGATTTGGCTAGTCTACTGCAAATTGCACATACTATCATTCTTCCCATCACTCAGGGCGGGGGATCAAATTTAAAAACAGCCGAAGCCCTACTCGCTGAAAAATGGATCATTGCTACCGATACGGCATTCAGGTCGTATGAAGAATACAAGAACCAGCCGAATGTGAGTATTGCCAACGAAGCGAGTCAATTTAGGGAACAGATAGAAAAGAGTATCCACCGAGCGTCTACACCATTAGCGACTCAAAAGCCTAAGGTTACGTGGGGCTATACGCTCCAGCCACTGATAAAGGAAGTACAAAACATATGA
- a CDS encoding glycosyltransferase (RAAC3_TM7_1_289), with the protein MKRVYIDVSDFLVWRGHFTGIQRVLYNVIKEVSGQDNVELIVFSQGEYQVVEQSIDDIVLRGIVSTEEETELATEQRTTRTLAKYIYQRLPTPVQATERAARSRIRDGLSRSTPLARNVLHHWRELRGTNEEYAALHLARQSDPMEIAASTGSQRYGTEVNFAKGDSLLVLGCLWDSVAHLHVATRRATEMGAKLHCLIYDLVPVYAPQVFGVGLLPMYTRYLFEVLGVASSVVTISRSTKKDVERFMKETAISDPPEVTVLRLGDEVIEKIDPRVQKEMIQKHSSPFAICVGTIEARKNHIQLYTALKLAIQEGCIDVLPKIYLIGRQGWLTADLIHLITYDPELNNRVKFMDNVSDQELAWLYQNAELTVYTSQYEGWGLPVAESLAYGTPVITSNVSSMSEIAPDLTINISPFDSRALLDALLFLSNKKSNDALRAKIKKVYRPARWSETVRSLRRAIR; encoded by the coding sequence ATGAAGCGCGTATATATTGACGTAAGTGACTTTCTAGTGTGGAGGGGGCACTTTACAGGCATCCAAAGAGTGCTTTATAACGTTATCAAGGAGGTGTCTGGGCAAGATAATGTCGAGCTCATAGTGTTTAGTCAGGGTGAGTATCAAGTAGTCGAGCAGAGCATCGATGATATAGTTCTACGTGGAATTGTCTCGACAGAAGAAGAGACTGAGCTGGCGACAGAACAACGCACCACCCGCACTCTAGCGAAGTATATATATCAGAGACTGCCGACCCCTGTGCAGGCAACCGAAAGAGCGGCAAGGTCAAGAATACGCGATGGTCTATCTCGGTCTACACCGCTGGCACGGAATGTGCTGCATCATTGGCGAGAATTGCGTGGAACAAATGAGGAATATGCTGCTTTACACCTCGCTCGGCAGAGTGACCCTATGGAAATTGCTGCATCGACAGGCTCCCAAAGATATGGCACAGAGGTAAACTTTGCTAAAGGTGACTCTCTGCTGGTCTTGGGTTGTCTGTGGGACAGTGTAGCGCATTTGCATGTAGCCACTCGTAGAGCGACAGAAATGGGTGCTAAACTTCACTGTCTTATCTATGACTTGGTGCCAGTTTATGCTCCGCAAGTGTTTGGTGTCGGGCTGTTGCCAATGTATACGAGGTACTTGTTTGAGGTATTAGGGGTGGCGTCTTCGGTGGTGACTATCTCTCGGTCTACTAAGAAGGACGTCGAGAGGTTTATGAAAGAGACGGCAATAAGCGACCCCCCAGAGGTAACGGTTCTTAGACTTGGCGATGAAGTCATAGAGAAGATTGATCCACGTGTACAAAAAGAAATGATACAAAAACACAGCTCCCCCTTTGCTATATGCGTAGGAACCATAGAGGCTCGAAAGAATCATATCCAGCTATATACCGCTTTGAAGCTGGCCATTCAGGAAGGATGTATTGATGTATTGCCAAAGATTTACCTTATCGGTAGGCAAGGCTGGTTGACGGCGGATCTTATCCATCTTATTACGTATGACCCTGAATTAAATAATCGTGTAAAATTTATGGACAATGTAAGCGACCAGGAGTTGGCATGGTTATATCAGAATGCGGAACTTACGGTGTACACCTCGCAATATGAAGGATGGGGACTACCGGTTGCTGAGTCGCTTGCTTACGGAACGCCGGTAATTACCTCAAACGTTTCATCTATGAGCGAAATTGCACCCGATTTAACTATTAACATTTCACCTTTCGATTCACGCGCACTTCTTGATGCCCTACTCTTTTTATCAAATAAAAAGAGTAACGATGCTCTTCGAGCAAAAATTAAGAAAGTGTATAGGCCAGCGCGATGGTCTGAGACCGTAAGGTCACTAAGACGCGCTATAAGATGA
- a CDS encoding Glycosyl transferase family protein (RAAC3_TM7_1_293) has protein sequence MNLNIVFAVDNNGFDMTAVAMYSVIKNNPKHKLNFYLFHKNISDHNISRLMRLEQKFSNTQVKSVVIDKDRFKNVKVNNENVTTEAYFRYLAPEILHSEPRALYMDFDMLCLTDLQDLYNTDLDDKYIGAVADYVVEHSPTFRGYKEGIGFSKNEKYVNSGLLLLDLEKLRKSKEMTLFWSNLRNKHKIIPKELNFFADQTVTNLTFKGKIKVLDAKYNVFTTVLEETKQKNPVIIHFTGTYKPLTYRNADTALYDEIYYTYYRECMNIVGDDGDVLIKNILKKLSMDANKAEQKLRGELKLKDNQLQDAEKHISDIEARLVAQDILIKSQDAQLNGVITSQKRTIKLLLEKVKKKMSV, from the coding sequence ATGAATCTAAATATAGTTTTTGCAGTCGACAATAACGGCTTCGATATGACGGCTGTTGCTATGTATTCTGTTATAAAGAACAACCCAAAGCATAAATTAAATTTTTACTTGTTCCACAAAAATATCTCAGACCACAACATCTCACGCTTGATGAGACTTGAGCAAAAATTTTCAAACACTCAAGTAAAATCGGTGGTGATAGATAAAGACCGGTTTAAGAATGTAAAAGTAAATAATGAAAATGTCACCACTGAAGCCTACTTTCGGTATTTAGCGCCCGAGATATTACATAGTGAGCCCAGGGCGCTTTATATGGACTTTGATATGCTGTGTCTGACGGATCTTCAGGATCTATATAATACGGATCTTGATGATAAGTACATTGGTGCCGTAGCAGATTATGTTGTTGAACATAGCCCCACCTTCCGTGGATATAAAGAAGGAATTGGATTCAGTAAAAATGAGAAATACGTTAACTCCGGACTATTACTCCTAGATCTTGAGAAGCTACGGAAGAGTAAGGAAATGACGCTGTTCTGGAGTAATCTACGTAATAAACACAAGATTATCCCAAAAGAGTTGAACTTCTTTGCCGACCAAACAGTAACAAACCTCACATTTAAAGGCAAAATCAAGGTTCTTGATGCAAAGTATAATGTTTTTACGACGGTATTAGAGGAGACAAAACAAAAGAATCCTGTAATCATTCATTTTACCGGCACGTACAAGCCTTTGACATACAGAAATGCGGACACCGCCCTTTACGATGAGATATACTATACATACTACCGCGAGTGCATGAATATCGTTGGAGATGACGGAGATGTGCTCATAAAAAATATACTTAAGAAGTTAAGCATGGACGCGAATAAAGCAGAACAAAAACTACGTGGGGAGCTAAAACTTAAAGATAATCAACTCCAGGATGCCGAGAAGCACATAAGCGACATTGAGGCTCGTCTTGTGGCGCAAGATATACTCATAAAGTCTCAAGACGCTCAACTCAATGGTGTCATCACTTCACAAAAAAGAACAATAAAGTTACTCCTTGAGAAAGTAAAGAAAAAGATGTCTGTTTAG